Genomic DNA from Chloroflexota bacterium:
CGATGGGGTTGGGCAATCTGCCTGCCTACATGGGCATGACCCGCAGCGGCGGGCGGTGGATGAAATTCGTTGCACCCTCGATTGGATGACGCGATGGAAGACGCCCCCACACCCACCTCTGTCCCCGAAGCCCAAAGCAACGGGGAAGAAATCCGCAGCCTGGCGCAAGGCGCAGGCCGGGCGGTGCGCGACCTGGCCGTAGGCGCGGTCAAGACCGTGCTGCGGGCCATCCCCTGGCTCATCCGGGCCGTTTCGGCAGGGGTGTGGGGATACGGCATGTTGGAAGCGGCGCTGGCGGTTGCCGAGGTGTACGGGCAAACGTCGATGGTTGCTCGCTATGCGCTGGTGGCCGTGCCCCTGGTGGTGGGACTGGCCGCCCCCACCTTCTGGGTGGTGGAGCGGCAGAAACAAAACATCTGGGGCGCGTTCCTGGTTGCTGGCGCATTCCTGTGGGCAGCAGCCGACCTGCTGCGGCAGAACTGGCGCTTTCACCCCCTGGCCGTGGCATTAGCGCCGATTGCCCTGGCTGTTTTCGCCCATGCTTATCTTATTCTTGGTTGGCGCTTTTCGCTTCGCCAACCGACGCGATAGGAGGTTGTTGCTATGTTGAACGGTATCTACGAGAAGGTCATGGGCATCAAGACCGACCACGGCGGCGTAACGTTTGGCGACGTGGTGGTGATTGCCCTGGACATTTTCCTGCTCATCTTCACGACTTTCCGCTCCTACGACCTGCTCATCCGTTCCGTTCCCACGGGTTGGGAACTGATGGCCTACTTTGGCCTGCTGGGGTTGGACGGCGGTATGGTGGCGTGGAGCCTGGCCTGGATTTTTGGCAGCACGACCAAAGAACAGGACTGGCTGACCTTCGGCATGTGGCTGGTGGACGCTGCGGGCATGTTCCTGACGGGCGTGGCCGATACGTTGCTCTACGCCCCCAACATGCAAAACGCCCAGGCCATGCACGACACCATCATGGTGATTGCGTGGTACGCGCTGCCCATCATCATCGCCGTCAACGCTCTGGCGGGGGTGGTGTACCACTTCGTCAGCGACGGCACCCGCATTCGGCGAGAAGAACGGCGGAAGAAAAAGGCTTTGGAACGGCAACGCCGCCTGAACGAAATCGCCCTGCAAGACGAGCGGGACAAAGCCAACTTTGCCCGCGATGCGGTGATGCAACGGCGTATGCTGGTGAAACTGTACGACGAGGTGGCGCGGCTGGCCGCCGAGCAAGCGTTGGCGGAAGAACAGATCTTGCGGCGTTTGTCGGAAGTCCCCTTGAAAGGCAACCTGGGCGATGCGGTGCTGGAACGTATCGGGGTGCAAGAAAACGGGGAGCAAGCCGCCGACCAAAGCACGCCTGCTCCCCGCACGGTAGAACCGGTTGCCGACGTTGCTGACGCCATGAAAGGCGACCGCAACAACGGCCACCACAGAGATTATACCAGTCTGGATTTGGAGTAATGAACGGTCGCGCACTGTGGCAAAAGGCCGGTCGGCTGACCGGCCCCACCCCGTTGATGGTTGCCCGCCGCGGGCAGGTGCGCCCGCCCACGCGGGAGGAAGCCGCGGCCATGCTGGAAGCGGCGATTGCGGCGCTGGAAGCCGCGGGGGTGGCGGTACGCGTGCTCAATCTGGAAGGCTACGCCGTCGTCATGGTGCGCGGCGGGAGATGGCGCAATGAAGCGGATTTTTTGCTTGCCGACCTTGCTGGTCATGGCGCTGCTTCTGACGGCCTGCAATCTCGCGACGCTGAAGCAGTACGTGCCGTTGCCTACGCCCACGCCGACTGAGGGCGTGCAGCGTCTCGCACCCACGCCCACGCCCTTCCCCACCCCGCGCGCCGAGGGAACCTCGGTCAGCACGGGGAGCAACACCACGGCGAAAGCCGTAGTTTGCACCGGCTACCCCACAGGCGCGCTAAACGTGCGGGCCTGCCCAGGCGTGCAATGCTGGGCGTTCTTCGTGCTGGACGAAGGGCGTGTCGTGACCGTGGACGGCGTGACCGAGAAAGCGGATGACGGTGCGACCTGGATACACCTCATCCGCCCCGTGGACGGGTGGGTGAATGCGAAGTACCTGTGTGAGGTGAAGCCGTGATTTTCCTTTCCCTCGGCGCTGGCCTGCAATCTACCACCATTGCCGAAATGGTGGTGGAAGGCGACCTTCCCCGCCCCACCGCGGCGATTTTTGCCGACACGGGCAACGAACCGCCGTGGGTGTATGAGCACTTGGGCTATTTGGAAGGCCGCCTTGCCAGCGTGGGCGTTCCCCTTTGGCGGGTACGGCGGAAGGGCAGCCACGGGCTGGTGGAAGACATCTTCACCCCTGGCCTTCGGTCGTACCCCCTGCCCCCGTTCCACATTGAAGGGGAGCGAGGAAAAGGCATGTTGCATCGCCAATGTACGAAAGAGTACAAAGTTATCCCCTTGCGCCAGGCCATTCAGCGTTACTTGCTGGAAAACGACCAGGCGCGAGTCAATCGCGCCGGCGCGGTACGGGTAAAACCCGGCGTGCAAGCGACCCTCTGGGTGGGAATTTCCACCGATGAGCGGAAACGGGCGCGCCCGTCCGGGGTGTCGTGGCTGCGCCATACGTACCCCCTGCTGGAAAAGGGCATGAGCCGCGCCGACTGCGTGGCATGGCTGCGGAAGCGCGGGCTGCCCATCCCGCGCAAATCCTCTTGCCTGATATGCCCGTACCACTCGCGGGATTTTTGGGTTGACCTGCGGCGTGACTATCCCGACTTGTGGGCGCAGGTTGTGGCGATTGATGAGCGCCTGCGACAACCGTTAGGGCTGGCGTGGCAGCAGGCCCTGGGTGGCGCACCTTATATTCATCGCTCTTGCTCCCCCCTCACGGAGGCCGTGGGACTGCAATGGAAACTTTTCGAGGAAGCATGAAAGACCTGCTGCTATCTGTTTTCCCCGGCATAGACGTCCTCGGCCTGGGCTTCGAAGCCGAAGGCTACACGGTGCTGCGCGGCCCCGACCCCATGTGCGGCCGCCTGCACGACATTCGCCGCTTCCACCCGCCCGCAGGCGTTTTCGAGGGCGTCATCGGCGGCCCACCGTGCCAGGCGCACAGCAAACTGGCCGCCGTGGTGCGGGCGCGGTACGGGGAAGACAGGGTAGCGGAAGACCTCATCCCCGAATTTGCCCGCGTGGTGGCGGAAGCACAACCGCGCTGGTTTCTCATGGAGAACGTCCCCCACGCCCCTGCTCCCCAGGTGGAAGGCTATGCCGTTCACACCTTTTTGCTCAACAACCGATGGCTGGGGGGTGTGCAAAACCGCCTGCGCCGCTTCTGGTTTGGCGTGCGCGGTGCGGCTGTCCCCGTGGACTTGCGCCGCTGGCTGGAATACGCCGTACTGGAACCCGCCGAGTGGCGGCCCGCGGTGCTGGCCTCCGGGAGTTACAAACAGCGCCGCCGCGGGCGGGTGCGGTTGAGCGCCAAGGCCGGCCCCTCGAAAGCCACCGTGCGGGAGGGATTACGCCTTCAAGGGCTGCCCGAAGACTTTTTTGAAGACACGCCCTTCACCGTGGCAGGCCAGCAGCGGCTTGTGGGTAATGCCGTGCCGCTGCCAATGGCGCGGGCGCTTGCCCGCGCAATCCGCAAATGGGAGGCAGAAGTCATGAACGAATTTGACGAACT
This window encodes:
- a CDS encoding SH3 domain-containing protein, giving the protein MALLLTACNLATLKQYVPLPTPTPTEGVQRLAPTPTPFPTPRAEGTSVSTGSNTTAKAVVCTGYPTGALNVRACPGVQCWAFFVLDEGRVVTVDGVTEKADDGATWIHLIRPVDGWVNAKYLCEVKP